From the Hyalangium gracile genome, one window contains:
- a CDS encoding DEAD/DEAH box helicase family protein — MATELHFDCGTLVAPTLPDDARLRALFQKDARTGVYRAAAWRYREAVLRLRELGEPYEDRARRFEPVDLKLTVPIEPFPHQREALEAWRQAGSRGVVELPTGSGKTLLAVLAIAHLKRPTLVVVPTLDLMAQWQQVLEKHLGVKVGLLGGGVMDRQPLTVTTYDSATAQTEFHGNCFGLLICDECHHLPAPSYRFIAEGSLAPYRLGLSATLERTDGGERVCEELLGPRVYHVDIRELQGRYLAPYEVQRIEVPLSPEEKARYDEARALYIGFLRKNGISLAAPEGFARFLAQSQRSDEGRAAYRGYREQKRIALTSSAKMDVLWHILMKHREDRVLVFTEDNETVFTLARRLLLPAITHHTTVPERKALLTAFASGELPVLLTSKVLNEGVDVPDARVGVVLSGSGSVREHVQRLGRILRQRPGKRALLYEVCSAQTAESGISERRRQHRAYQESEPC; from the coding sequence ATGGCGACGGAGCTCCACTTCGACTGCGGCACGCTGGTTGCGCCCACGCTCCCGGATGATGCCCGGTTGCGGGCGCTCTTCCAGAAAGACGCCCGTACAGGGGTATATCGGGCGGCGGCCTGGCGCTACCGGGAGGCGGTGCTGCGGCTGCGGGAGCTGGGCGAGCCGTACGAGGACCGGGCGCGGCGCTTCGAGCCGGTGGACCTGAAGCTGACGGTCCCCATCGAGCCCTTCCCGCACCAGCGCGAGGCGCTCGAGGCCTGGCGGCAGGCGGGCAGCCGGGGGGTGGTGGAGTTGCCGACGGGCTCGGGCAAGACGCTGCTGGCGGTGCTGGCCATCGCGCACCTGAAGCGGCCCACGCTGGTGGTGGTGCCGACGCTGGACCTGATGGCGCAGTGGCAGCAGGTGCTGGAGAAGCACCTGGGGGTGAAGGTGGGGCTGCTGGGCGGAGGGGTGATGGACCGGCAGCCGCTGACGGTGACGACGTACGACTCGGCGACGGCGCAGACGGAGTTCCACGGCAACTGCTTCGGCCTGCTCATCTGTGACGAGTGCCACCACCTGCCAGCGCCGAGCTACCGCTTCATCGCGGAGGGCTCGCTGGCGCCGTACCGGCTGGGGCTGTCGGCGACGCTGGAGCGCACGGACGGAGGCGAGCGCGTCTGCGAGGAGCTGCTGGGCCCCCGGGTGTACCACGTGGACATCCGCGAGCTGCAGGGGCGCTACCTGGCGCCGTACGAGGTGCAGCGCATCGAGGTGCCGCTGAGCCCCGAGGAGAAGGCAAGGTACGACGAGGCGCGCGCTCTCTACATCGGCTTCCTGAGGAAGAACGGCATCTCCCTGGCGGCGCCGGAGGGCTTCGCGAGGTTCCTGGCGCAGAGCCAGCGCAGCGACGAGGGCCGCGCGGCCTACCGGGGCTACCGCGAGCAGAAGCGCATCGCGCTGACGTCCTCGGCGAAGATGGACGTGCTCTGGCACATCCTCATGAAGCACCGGGAGGACCGGGTGCTGGTCTTCACGGAGGACAACGAGACGGTGTTCACGCTGGCGCGGCGCCTGCTGCTGCCGGCCATCACGCACCACACGACGGTGCCCGAGCGCAAGGCCCTGCTCACCGCCTTCGCGAGCGGAGAGCTGCCGGTGCTGCTCACCTCGAAGGTGCTCAACGAGGGCGTGGACGTACCGGACGCGCGCGTGGGGGTGGTGCTCAGCGGCAGCGGCAGTGTGCGCGAGCACGTGCAGCGGCTGGGACGCATCCTCCGCCAGCGGCCGGGAAAGCGCGCGCTCCTGTACGAAGTGTGCTCGGCGCAGACGGCGGAGAGCGGCATCAGCGAGCGGCGCAGGCAGCACCGGGCCTACCAGGAGAGCGAGCCGTGCTGA
- a CDS encoding DUF790 family protein — protein MLTRDLLLFRVREGRLRPSFIKRDDAELLALARELIAEVDGAKGQTRDDVEETLSLRAGAFTRPRVARGLVKLLLDRAQFDEAVEGVAQTRWERFQLAARVLRELPPDASVEAYEARLAEALPAPLPDIREALYADLPGHRRLLGWEVLTPPDLLDRYNLALAQGPLLGARRLTLRARSPELLRVRKLLRWLKFCRLVAEVRRDGEDWALEVEGPGALLSLQKKYGLQLASFLSVVPVLERWELMAEVEASARKRATLVLDHRDPLVSLLPAALGHIPPEVATLAEGFEDAEWELDLTPLPRHMGAAGLCVPDLTFRHRKKRREVALELFHAWHAGPLERRLRELRSRPDPGLLLGVDRALARGEEREALEAHPQVVLFNGFPSARRLRERLTRLVEEPGPAGA, from the coding sequence GTGCTGACCCGGGACCTGCTGCTCTTCCGAGTCCGGGAGGGAAGGCTGCGCCCCTCCTTCATCAAGCGGGACGATGCGGAGCTGCTGGCGCTGGCCCGGGAGCTCATCGCCGAGGTGGACGGAGCGAAGGGCCAGACGCGGGACGACGTGGAGGAGACGCTCTCGCTCAGGGCCGGCGCCTTCACCCGTCCCCGCGTGGCGAGAGGGCTGGTGAAGCTGCTGCTGGACCGGGCGCAGTTCGACGAGGCCGTGGAAGGCGTGGCGCAGACACGCTGGGAGCGCTTCCAGCTCGCCGCGCGGGTGCTGCGCGAGCTGCCCCCGGACGCATCCGTGGAGGCGTACGAGGCCCGGCTCGCGGAGGCATTGCCGGCGCCGCTGCCCGACATCCGCGAGGCGCTCTATGCGGACCTGCCAGGTCACCGTCGCCTGCTGGGCTGGGAGGTCCTCACGCCACCCGACCTGCTGGATCGCTACAACCTGGCGCTGGCGCAGGGCCCGCTGCTCGGAGCAAGACGCCTCACCCTGCGCGCGCGGTCACCGGAACTGCTGCGCGTGAGGAAGCTGCTGCGCTGGCTGAAGTTCTGCCGGCTGGTGGCGGAGGTGCGTCGAGACGGTGAGGACTGGGCCCTGGAAGTCGAAGGTCCAGGGGCACTGCTCTCGTTGCAGAAGAAGTACGGGCTGCAGCTGGCGAGCTTCCTCTCGGTGGTGCCGGTGCTGGAGCGCTGGGAGCTGATGGCGGAGGTAGAGGCGAGCGCCCGCAAGCGGGCCACGCTGGTGCTGGACCACCGGGATCCGCTGGTGTCGCTGCTGCCGGCGGCGCTCGGCCACATTCCGCCCGAGGTGGCCACGCTGGCGGAGGGCTTCGAGGACGCGGAGTGGGAGCTGGACCTCACGCCGCTGCCGCGCCACATGGGAGCCGCCGGGCTGTGCGTGCCGGACCTCACCTTCCGCCACCGGAAGAAGCGGCGCGAGGTGGCGCTGGAGCTCTTCCACGCGTGGCATGCGGGGCCACTGGAGCGAAGGCTCCGGGAGCTGCGCTCCAGACCGGACCCGGGGCTGCTACTGGGAGTGGACCGGGCGCTGGCACGGGGCGAGGAGCGGGAGGCGCTGGAGGCCCACCCTCAGGTGGTGCTCTTCAACGGATTCCCCTCCGCGCGGCGACTGCGCGAGCGTCTGACCCGGCTCGTCGAGGAGCCAGGGCCGGCAGGAGCCTGA
- a CDS encoding helix-turn-helix transcriptional regulator produces the protein MEKTLASRLGGAARLARQRLNLTQADVAERIGIASEVYGRLERGHMLPSIQTFRRLCVVLSISADEALGLKPSQDVKWVAEPPSDHGEPSELRRLMRRARQLDRSSIRLLSVLAANFRPSRGGNNG, from the coding sequence ATGGAAAAGACCCTCGCCTCCAGGCTCGGAGGGGCAGCACGCCTCGCCCGACAGCGCCTCAATCTCACGCAGGCCGACGTCGCCGAGCGCATTGGCATTGCGAGCGAAGTCTATGGTCGTCTCGAGCGCGGCCACATGCTCCCGAGCATCCAGACCTTTCGCCGGCTGTGCGTCGTGCTCTCCATCTCCGCGGACGAGGCGCTCGGCCTCAAGCCCTCCCAGGACGTGAAGTGGGTCGCCGAGCCGCCCTCGGACCATGGAGAGCCCTCCGAGCTGCGCCGGCTCATGCGGCGCGCCCGCCAGCTGGACCGCAGCTCCATCCGGCTGCTCAGTGTCCTGGCCGCCAACTTCCGCCCCAGTCGGGGCGGCAACAACGGCTGA
- a CDS encoding response regulator: MVRTKLPSFLFVDQDPQWLAALRRASRDLPGPKHFARSAEEAMDLLRAHEPAVVVSGYGLPEEDGLSLLERMKEEDPRVACVLHTAHPPRLLPGTRGIALVEKGTAPGMLQAVLNALWVALTGRSPTSVQRYLM, from the coding sequence ATGGTGCGAACGAAGCTGCCCTCGTTTCTCTTCGTGGATCAGGACCCGCAGTGGCTGGCGGCGCTGCGCAGGGCCAGTAGAGACCTGCCAGGTCCCAAGCACTTCGCGCGCAGCGCGGAGGAGGCCATGGACCTCTTGCGGGCCCACGAGCCCGCGGTGGTGGTCAGCGGCTACGGCCTGCCCGAGGAGGACGGGCTGAGCCTGCTGGAGCGGATGAAGGAGGAGGACCCGCGCGTCGCCTGCGTGCTCCACACGGCCCATCCGCCCCGGCTGCTGCCGGGCACGCGAGGCATCGCGCTGGTGGAGAAGGGCACGGCGCCGGGGATGCTGCAGGCGGTGCTGAACGCGCTCTGGGTGGCGCTCACGGGAAGGTCGCCCACATCCGTCCAGCGCTATCTGATGTGA
- a CDS encoding thioesterase II family protein — MTVAHGGTGPTSAATKAWFPYWKPQPGARLRLFCFPFAGGSASVLHRWASLGPSVEVIAVQYPGRETRFHEPPFRRVSALVDTLGPVMLPLLDRPFAFFGYSLGTVISLMLSYWLRRSGAPSPRGVMMAAGLPPKLWRPRNTYTLSDEGLIGELRRYGAAPPQVLANRELMELLLPMVRADFEMLDTFVHPEEAPLSVPMAVWGGTEDRQPTPESLQTWRDYTTQDFSLQIIPGGHFFIHSAADVLREAVERTLSRWFPAPT; from the coding sequence ATGACGGTCGCACACGGCGGGACGGGGCCGACCAGCGCGGCCACCAAGGCGTGGTTCCCGTATTGGAAGCCCCAACCTGGAGCTCGGCTGCGCCTGTTCTGCTTCCCGTTCGCCGGGGGCTCCGCCTCCGTCCTCCATCGCTGGGCGAGCCTCGGCCCCTCCGTGGAGGTGATCGCCGTCCAGTACCCCGGGCGCGAGACGCGCTTCCATGAGCCTCCCTTCCGGAGGGTCTCCGCGCTCGTCGACACGCTCGGCCCCGTCATGCTGCCCCTGCTGGACCGGCCGTTCGCCTTCTTCGGCTACAGCCTGGGCACCGTCATCTCCCTCATGCTGTCGTACTGGCTGCGGCGCTCGGGCGCTCCCTCTCCGCGAGGGGTGATGATGGCCGCCGGCCTGCCGCCCAAGCTGTGGCGGCCCCGCAATACCTACACCCTGTCGGACGAGGGCCTCATCGGGGAGCTCCGCCGCTATGGCGCCGCTCCCCCTCAGGTGCTCGCCAACCGGGAGCTCATGGAGCTGCTGCTGCCCATGGTGCGCGCCGACTTCGAGATGCTGGACACGTTCGTCCACCCCGAGGAGGCCCCGCTCTCCGTGCCCATGGCCGTCTGGGGAGGCACGGAGGACCGGCAGCCCACCCCCGAGTCCCTGCAGACGTGGCGCGACTACACCACCCAGGACTTCTCGCTTCAGATCATCCCCGGCGGTCACTTCTTCATCCACTCCGCCGCGGACGTGCTGCGCGAGGCCGTGGAGCGGACCCTGAGCCGCTGGTTTCCCGCTCCAACCTGA
- a CDS encoding MbtH family protein — MSGEDDKTQYKVVINHEEQYSIWPADRENALGWKDAGKQGTKDECLAYIKEVWTDMRPLSLRKRMEEQKSKS; from the coding sequence ATGAGCGGCGAGGACGACAAGACGCAGTACAAGGTGGTCATCAACCACGAGGAGCAGTACTCCATCTGGCCCGCGGACCGTGAGAACGCCCTGGGCTGGAAGGATGCCGGTAAGCAGGGCACCAAGGACGAGTGCCTCGCCTATATCAAGGAGGTCTGGACGGACATGCGCCCGCTGAGTCTTCGCAAGCGCATGGAGGAGCAGAAGTCCAAGTCATGA
- a CDS encoding vWA domain-containing protein, translating into MNTPRNPPLLPEAQLGPAEKLLDLVLSSSAHLWHNRPGLSVRNVWQPAPRKRGVAVPANAVRVPPGLFVPAAVNLYRRLLEIYQLNQDLMAHFSSYALTQTEWRDLKVACAALMLVQSRSGQPVREEDGSVAFHDDDFRSIGEAMLLHYEKKSTRMLTPKAVLRVAELLETPEIAALNRKAGFADPGSKKPPLGRWKRAATRWLAIREKNPAMLTGLVKAGFKETIKKIARKAGYKPESQAFFEILGWKQKQAAGGHRSVGLTNLKLAKSERFDGLSEAEICEAIESQKLTYKEVVGRLPKDVGLTPAIMVALLPSLSDRDIRMLTPTLEELGLMAEPEIRARWEKAVAESTDQRALNVAKNVRNKELREKLEEAADNAARKAVAEATTEADVRVMFLIDKSGSMEGAIEQSKEALTRILAGFPMDKLHIATFDTVGTVLRPKAPSRTAVQHMLKDIKASGGTMHAAAVRALHQAGVTFPPTARLVTIVVGDEAGEAGDQFARAFRDCGYAVSALAMLVSVSHARGSTVKSAANQLKVPFSEVSVDSFNDPYQVPRVLKALLDAPVAAGGAPQSGWVERVMRTPLLQLTPTGAIVKSATA; encoded by the coding sequence ATGAACACCCCGCGCAACCCACCGCTGCTGCCCGAGGCCCAGCTGGGCCCCGCCGAGAAGCTGCTCGATCTGGTTCTGAGCTCCTCGGCGCACCTGTGGCACAACCGCCCCGGCCTCAGCGTCCGCAACGTCTGGCAGCCTGCTCCCAGGAAGCGCGGCGTCGCCGTGCCCGCCAACGCGGTGCGTGTGCCTCCCGGCCTCTTCGTCCCGGCTGCCGTCAACCTCTACCGGCGCCTGCTGGAGATCTACCAGCTCAACCAGGACCTGATGGCGCACTTCTCTTCCTACGCGCTCACCCAGACGGAGTGGCGCGACCTCAAGGTCGCCTGCGCCGCGCTGATGCTGGTGCAGAGCCGCTCCGGGCAGCCGGTGCGCGAGGAGGACGGCTCCGTCGCCTTCCACGACGATGACTTCCGCTCCATCGGCGAGGCGATGCTGCTGCACTACGAGAAGAAGTCCACGCGCATGCTCACGCCCAAGGCCGTGCTTCGCGTGGCCGAGCTGCTGGAGACGCCGGAGATCGCCGCGCTCAACCGCAAGGCGGGCTTCGCCGACCCGGGCTCGAAGAAGCCGCCGCTCGGGCGCTGGAAGCGAGCGGCCACCCGGTGGCTGGCGATCCGCGAGAAGAACCCGGCCATGCTCACCGGCCTGGTGAAGGCAGGCTTCAAGGAGACCATCAAGAAGATCGCGCGCAAGGCCGGGTACAAGCCCGAGTCGCAGGCGTTCTTCGAGATCCTCGGCTGGAAGCAGAAGCAGGCGGCGGGCGGACACCGTAGCGTGGGGCTCACCAACCTGAAGCTGGCCAAGAGCGAGCGCTTCGACGGGCTCTCCGAGGCTGAGATCTGCGAGGCCATCGAGTCGCAGAAGCTCACTTACAAGGAGGTGGTGGGCCGGCTGCCCAAGGACGTGGGGCTCACGCCCGCCATCATGGTGGCGCTGCTTCCCTCGCTGTCCGACCGGGACATCCGGATGCTGACGCCCACGCTGGAGGAGCTGGGGCTGATGGCCGAGCCGGAGATCCGGGCTCGTTGGGAGAAGGCGGTGGCCGAGTCCACGGACCAGCGGGCGCTGAACGTGGCGAAGAACGTCCGCAACAAGGAGCTACGAGAGAAGCTGGAGGAGGCCGCCGACAACGCCGCGCGCAAGGCCGTCGCCGAGGCAACGACGGAGGCGGATGTGCGGGTCATGTTCCTCATCGACAAGTCAGGCTCCATGGAAGGCGCCATCGAGCAGTCCAAGGAGGCGCTCACGCGCATCCTCGCCGGCTTCCCGATGGACAAGCTGCACATCGCCACCTTCGACACCGTGGGCACGGTGCTTCGTCCCAAGGCGCCGTCGCGCACCGCCGTCCAGCACATGCTCAAGGACATCAAGGCCAGCGGCGGCACCATGCACGCGGCGGCGGTGCGCGCGCTGCACCAGGCCGGCGTCACGTTCCCTCCCACGGCGCGTCTGGTGACCATCGTGGTGGGCGACGAGGCGGGCGAGGCGGGTGACCAGTTCGCTCGCGCCTTCCGGGACTGCGGGTACGCCGTCTCGGCGCTGGCGATGCTCGTCTCGGTGTCCCATGCGCGCGGCAGCACGGTGAAGAGCGCCGCCAACCAGCTCAAGGTGCCCTTCAGCGAGGTGTCCGTGGACAGCTTCAATGATCCCTATCAGGTGCCGCGGGTGCTCAAGGCGCTCCTGGACGCGCCGGTGGCCGCCGGTGGCGCGCCGCAGTCGGGCTGGGTCGAGCGCGTGATGCGCACGCCGCTGCTCCAGCTCACGCCGACGGGAGCCATCGTGAAGAGCGCTACCGCGTAG
- a CDS encoding serine/threonine-protein kinase produces MSLETGEQFGRYALESQLSRGGMAETWRARLLGEAGVTKPVLIKKVLPEFATDEAFIAMFISEARISATLSHGNIAQVYDFGRVGGDYFLAMEYVDGQPLHRITKRARRSGLGTLPAPIATFIALEMCRGLHYAHTRKDATGQPLGIVHRDIAPDNVLVSYEGQVKIVDFGIAKARQLRGFDTEPGIVKGKYLYFSPEQARGEQVDARTDVWATGIVLYDMLCGRMPVVDPPYVAVPKLARGEFPRPSVLNPSLPAELDAIVMRALSIHRDERYESSNAFGDALAEFLYSTTPRFSALSLSHFVQELFREDLLSTGHEVQVPQSFREQLAQWKGQLATSPSSPGLSPTVAPGTPTPSPAPLPAQPSRLAHYLGVGLGAALAGAILAVAFIKATLPAMVDAPAPPPTVPPSPQVAVAPPPVEPAPQPPPEDTAPPEATPEPASTPEPEAPHVRASASYPVEAIRLDARQDVINIGDVAQKLSLEPGATYRISEPKPPHGRAPLFFWLSGAELRAKDGVGVLSQRPVQVKGAQELKVFLLGPLHAESRPREVLVENVQAKTRQRLAVRPDTTASLERAFELKNLDPTSTYELTLVPLENGAFTRGATGGALEQIGCVGLAASGESPGGKEPVPPQDQQFLLTTQSSLNLSKASSLLCGFIDDDPADNQGEFQIRIVQSGAGLEWTSPSPYALAFPKAGEVKRVFEQALRLFQKKQYDGAAIFAERCISLDSQDADCHLLAGATYASIPGRGDKATSHYKTFLTLAPTHSLAASVKRDLVKLEQQSSP; encoded by the coding sequence ATGTCTCTGGAAACGGGTGAACAGTTCGGCCGCTATGCGCTGGAGTCCCAGCTGAGTCGGGGCGGCATGGCCGAGACCTGGCGCGCCCGGCTGCTGGGCGAGGCCGGCGTCACCAAGCCCGTGCTCATCAAGAAGGTGCTGCCCGAGTTCGCCACCGACGAGGCCTTCATCGCCATGTTCATCAGCGAGGCGCGCATCTCCGCCACGCTGTCTCACGGCAACATCGCCCAGGTCTACGACTTCGGCCGGGTGGGCGGGGACTACTTCCTGGCCATGGAGTACGTGGACGGGCAGCCGCTCCACCGCATCACCAAGCGCGCGCGCCGCTCGGGCCTGGGCACCCTTCCCGCCCCCATCGCCACCTTCATCGCCTTGGAGATGTGCCGGGGCCTGCACTACGCCCACACCCGTAAGGATGCCACCGGCCAGCCCCTGGGCATCGTCCACCGCGACATCGCCCCGGACAACGTGCTCGTCAGCTACGAGGGCCAGGTCAAGATCGTCGACTTCGGCATCGCCAAGGCGCGCCAGCTGCGCGGGTTCGACACCGAGCCGGGGATCGTGAAGGGCAAGTACCTCTACTTCTCTCCCGAGCAGGCCCGGGGCGAGCAGGTGGATGCGCGCACGGACGTGTGGGCCACGGGCATCGTCCTCTACGACATGCTCTGTGGCCGGATGCCCGTGGTGGATCCTCCGTACGTGGCGGTCCCCAAGCTGGCCCGGGGTGAGTTCCCCCGCCCCTCCGTGCTGAACCCCTCCCTGCCAGCGGAGCTGGACGCCATCGTGATGCGTGCGCTGTCCATCCATCGCGACGAGCGCTACGAGTCCAGCAACGCCTTCGGAGACGCGCTGGCGGAGTTCCTCTACAGCACGACGCCACGCTTCTCCGCGCTGTCGCTCTCCCACTTCGTCCAGGAGCTCTTCCGAGAGGATCTGCTCAGCACGGGCCACGAGGTACAGGTGCCCCAGTCGTTCCGGGAGCAGCTGGCCCAGTGGAAGGGGCAGCTCGCCACGTCCCCTTCTTCGCCTGGGCTGTCCCCCACGGTTGCCCCGGGCACTCCTACTCCGTCCCCGGCTCCGCTGCCCGCCCAGCCCTCGCGCCTGGCGCACTACCTGGGCGTGGGGCTCGGTGCGGCGCTCGCGGGAGCCATCCTCGCCGTCGCCTTCATCAAGGCCACGCTGCCCGCGATGGTCGATGCGCCCGCGCCTCCTCCCACCGTGCCGCCTTCGCCCCAGGTTGCCGTCGCACCTCCGCCGGTGGAGCCGGCACCGCAGCCGCCTCCCGAAGACACGGCTCCACCGGAGGCCACACCCGAGCCCGCCTCAACTCCAGAGCCTGAAGCGCCCCATGTTCGCGCCTCGGCCTCATACCCGGTCGAAGCCATCCGGCTCGATGCGCGGCAGGACGTGATCAACATCGGCGACGTCGCGCAGAAGCTCTCGCTGGAGCCGGGAGCCACCTACCGCATCTCCGAGCCCAAGCCTCCCCACGGCAGGGCCCCTCTGTTCTTCTGGCTGTCGGGCGCGGAGCTGCGCGCGAAGGATGGCGTGGGCGTCCTCTCCCAGCGGCCCGTGCAGGTGAAGGGCGCCCAGGAGCTCAAGGTCTTCCTGCTCGGCCCGCTCCACGCCGAGTCCCGCCCTCGCGAAGTGCTCGTGGAGAACGTCCAGGCGAAGACCCGCCAGCGGCTCGCGGTCAGGCCCGACACGACAGCCAGCCTGGAGCGGGCCTTCGAGCTCAAGAACCTGGACCCGACCTCCACCTATGAGCTGACCCTGGTTCCGCTCGAGAACGGTGCCTTCACCCGGGGAGCCACGGGCGGTGCGCTGGAGCAGATCGGCTGCGTCGGGCTCGCCGCGAGCGGGGAGAGCCCGGGAGGCAAGGAACCGGTGCCGCCCCAGGACCAGCAGTTCCTCCTGACGACGCAGTCGAGCCTGAACCTCTCGAAGGCCAGCAGCCTGCTCTGCGGCTTCATCGATGATGACCCCGCCGACAACCAGGGTGAGTTCCAGATCCGCATCGTCCAGTCGGGCGCGGGCCTGGAGTGGACCAGCCCCTCGCCCTATGCCCTGGCGTTTCCCAAGGCCGGAGAGGTCAAACGCGTCTTCGAGCAGGCCCTGCGCCTCTTCCAGAAGAAGCAGTACGACGGAGCAGCGATCTTCGCCGAGCGGTGCATCTCCCTCGATTCGCAGGACGCGGACTGTCACCTGCTCGCCGGTGCCACGTACGCGTCGATCCCTGGCCGGGGCGACAAGGCCACCAGCCACTACAAGACCTTCCTGACCCTGGCTCCGACCCACTCACTCGCCGCCTCGGTCAAGCGAGACCTGGTAAAGCTCGAGCAACAGAGCAGCCCATAG
- a CDS encoding fatty acid desaturase family protein yields the protein MSQATKAKFLESGRFHQQLKARVEDVVGGSSYVWGWKHNIFHHSHPNVTGLDEDIDIQPLCRLAPGQRSSGAHRFQHFYIWVLYGLLPLKWHFIDDFRNLISGRIGQQKMPRPTGWKLAGVLGGKVLFIGWALVVPALFHPLWQVALGYALTSFVLGVTLSTVFQLAHCVEEAEFREVPRDSLTFPREWAVHQVETTVDFARGNSLLSWYLGGLNFQVEHHLFPRVSHLHYPALSRIVEQTCREHGVRYRSQRGLGAALRSHVRWLKRMGQPVLGGAT from the coding sequence TTGTCGCAAGCGACGAAGGCGAAGTTCCTGGAATCAGGGCGGTTTCACCAGCAGCTCAAGGCAAGGGTCGAGGATGTCGTGGGAGGCTCCTCCTATGTGTGGGGCTGGAAGCACAACATCTTCCACCACAGCCACCCCAACGTGACCGGGCTCGATGAGGACATCGACATCCAGCCCCTGTGCCGGCTCGCTCCGGGCCAGCGCTCCTCTGGCGCCCACCGCTTCCAGCACTTCTACATCTGGGTGCTCTACGGGCTCCTCCCTCTGAAGTGGCACTTCATCGATGACTTCAGGAACCTGATCTCCGGCCGGATCGGACAGCAGAAGATGCCGCGCCCCACCGGGTGGAAGCTGGCTGGCGTGCTCGGCGGAAAGGTCCTGTTCATCGGCTGGGCCCTGGTGGTGCCGGCGCTCTTCCATCCCCTCTGGCAGGTCGCGCTCGGCTATGCGCTGACGTCGTTCGTCCTCGGGGTGACGCTCTCCACCGTGTTCCAGCTCGCGCACTGCGTGGAGGAGGCGGAGTTCCGCGAGGTGCCGCGAGACAGCCTCACCTTCCCTCGCGAGTGGGCGGTGCACCAGGTGGAGACGACGGTCGACTTCGCGCGGGGCAACTCGCTGCTCAGCTGGTATCTGGGTGGGCTCAACTTCCAGGTGGAGCACCACCTCTTCCCGCGCGTGAGCCACCTGCACTACCCTGCGCTCTCGCGCATCGTCGAGCAGACCTGTCGGGAGCACGGCGTCCGCTACCGCTCACAGCGAGGCCTGGGTGCGGCGCTGAGGAGCCATGTTCGTTGGCTCAAGCGCATGGGGCAGCCTGTCCTCGGAGGTGCGACATGA
- a CDS encoding dihydrofolate reductase family protein, with translation MKKLKYHLASTVDGFIATENHTIEAFMQDRLVKESEHVADYMASFATYDTVLMGRRTYEFGLKLGVTDPYPAMETYVFSRSMKESPNPRVKVLSDDPAGVVRRLKEREGRDIFLCGGGELASLLFAAGLVDEVLIKLNPLLLGSGIPLSPKLQNFVDLELLSTKVYKNGVVLLRYSVMKRQ, from the coding sequence ATGAAAAAGCTCAAGTACCACCTTGCATCCACCGTTGACGGCTTCATCGCCACCGAGAACCACACCATCGAAGCCTTCATGCAGGACCGGCTCGTGAAGGAGAGCGAGCACGTCGCCGACTACATGGCCTCATTCGCGACGTATGACACGGTCTTGATGGGCCGCCGGACCTATGAGTTCGGCCTGAAGCTGGGAGTGACGGACCCCTACCCGGCCATGGAGACCTATGTCTTCTCGCGCTCGATGAAGGAGAGCCCGAACCCGCGCGTCAAGGTGCTCTCCGATGACCCCGCGGGAGTGGTCCGCCGCCTGAAGGAGCGAGAGGGCAGGGACATCTTCCTCTGCGGAGGAGGCGAGCTCGCGTCGCTGCTCTTCGCCGCGGGGCTCGTCGACGAGGTGCTGATCAAGCTGAACCCGCTGCTCCTGGGCTCGGGAATCCCGCTCTCTCCCAAGCTCCAGAACTTCGTCGACCTCGAGCTGCTGTCCACCAAGGTCTACAAGAATGGAGTCGTGCTCCTGCGCTACTCCGTCATGAAGCGGCAGTGA